The genomic stretch AGAAACCAGATGCCGCAGAAGGGTATACTTGAAGTGGAATTGTTCGATGTGTGGGGAATCgatttcatgggaccttttcCACCATCTTTTGGAAAGAACTACATCCTCGTAGCGGTTGATTACGTCTCCAAGTGGGTTTAAGCAGTCGCTCTACCCACAAATGATGCGAGGGTGGTAGTAAATTTTCTCAAAACCAATATTTTCTCTAGATTTGGGGTTCCCAGAGcactcataagcgatgaaggcACCCACTTCCTAACAAGTTGATGGAGAATCTGTTGAAAAAGTACAATGTGAAACATAAGATTGCCACTGCTTACCATCCTCAAACCAGTGGTCAGGTGGAGGTTTCGAACAGGCAAATCAAGCAGATTCTCGAAAAGACTGTTAGTGCTTCGAGAAAAGATTGGTCTATGAAACTTGAGGACGCACTATGGGCGTACAGAACAGCATTCAAGACCCCCATTGGTATGTCCCCGTATCAACTAGTTTAGGGTAAGGCGTGCCATCTCCCTCTTGAACTTGAACACAAAGCATTTTGGGCTACCAAATACTTGAACTATGATCTTGCAAGAGCAGGTGAATTACGGATTCTTCAACTCCATGAGCTAGAAGAATTTCGTGATCAAGCCTATGAGAATGCTAAGGTCTATAAAGAGCAGACCCGGAAATGGCATGATCAGAGAATAAAACAGAAAGTATTTTGGGAAGGCAAATTAGTGCTTCTTTTCAACTCCAGGCTTAAACTCTTTCCTGGGAAATTAAAACCCCGGTGGTCTGGTCCGTTTGTGGTACAAAAGGTATTCCTTCATGGTGCGGTAGAAGTTaaaaatccaaacaatggaaATGTGTTCAAGGTAAATGGACAACGGCTGAAGCCCTACTACACTGGAGTAGGAACGGGAGTGATCGATCATTTGCGTCTCACCGGATGAGGTgtagaccgtcgagccatgcgacgttaaacgaagcactccgtgggaggcaacccacgcttgTTTTCTTTAAcattctttttctttgttttattttgttttattgtagGAGGTAAAGTTGGGACCGGTAGACGAAACTCGAGTAACAAGGCACGATGCTTGTTCCATTTCGATGCATAGAAGAacatcaacacgggcgcccgtgtgcagcaacacggcccgtgttgagtgTGAAcgcaagaaaaaaagaaatagtgGAATTGAAGCTACAACAcctgcaacacgggcgcccgtgtgcagaaacacggtgtagcaacctgccctaaaaataaagattctagagtcgccacctattctaccaaggcgaataggaaacctatgcaattaagagatcagggtaagatactatatttaggtcgagggaaggtgttaggcaccctcaaccctttcctaaaatctaacatttcaaagataaaggtttatggcaaggtttgtagctaaggaattgaatagggggaaaattgagattttagggaatggggactcgccttgtttccaagtgcctacgtatctccttatggagaatcagagtcaacgtagttcgggcacaggattgtacgccttagaatttgatttgaatggtttgaagttgatttgaaattgtttttgaaatgcgaagttcgaaggtattttgaattaccttatcgtagtttgaacatcgcggaattgaagtgatgaaaatccgtggtttgtgatttgatgtattttaagtgttttgggcgtacaaccctgatttaatatggcactattaaccgcaacgatcaatagattcgatcgccatagttaacagactagtaaaggattgctggcaattctaatcgattgattcgattatcacttttagcaaattgatgtattttaattattaatttattaatttatcgttacccctcataaccgatagtttcgattacaaataataacgaattgataaggggaaatatgctaatcatcataaccaataagatggttaaaaccatttagcaaaataaatttatttgaattttaatttataggatttgattaattaaattaatcgattattaaccatcgcgaccaatagatttagtcggaacgaataataacttaaatcctaatatctttgatactttgggcaaatgggatggagcaaaccctaatatcttaatgtatttataagggttttttattataattaaaattaattagattaattaatcgggcaaatagtcgaataatcgaaataatcgggaaaataattctaGATAATCATAGCCCCTAATCCTAATCTAATTTCTAAtcctaaataaattaatcaaatctaaatataattaaatccaattcaaatagttaaataacaaaaataatataaaaaattacattGAAAAACCTGGCAGTCATCTGGTGTAGCACGTTCTTGAGGATCTATGGTGATCCTTCAGCATTTGATGCCTTGGATCTGGATTGATGGGAATCGTATGGCCCAGATTAAGGGACCGTCGTGGGCGTGCGTGGTATCACACGCATTGGATTAGCAAGCATCTATTAACAAATGAATAATACACAAAAATAATTGTCCGAGACAAGTCTCGAACCGTCTCCCTCACGCATGGGGACGCAGGCCATTACCACTGAAGCGCGCTCGTTTGTTGTCAAAAAAACGTTTGCGAACCATAATATATGAAAAACTAACGAACCAGAATTCAAAACGTGAAGCCCGCGGACACTGTTCCTCGTCGTCTTCCTCGTTTTTCTTCATTCCTGCAGATTTCATACTCACAGACCAAGGCaaataattgtaaaataaataCATGATTCGATTGGAAATTGTATTACAAACACGATGATAGCTTTAATTTGGTATAATTTTACTTGTTTTGAGAAACCCCAATTTAAAGCTTGGATAACCTATTAATGGTGAATTCATGAATCTGTAACGAAACTTCAATCAAATTATCCAGAAACAATCTAAACGATTGTGTTAGTCATAATATGCAAACGAAATATGCCAACAATGCATCAATATGCGAAAAACGAAATTGATTTATACGGCGGCAAACAGTGACTTATATGTCCATGATTCTGAACGCCAACAACTTCAAGAATGATTGGAAAACTTCCCCAGATCTTCAATGATCGTTCCTCAATATCCAAAAGCCTCTGAATCCTCCTCAATCTATAAACGAGTTTTGAATTTTCTTGAGTTTTTTCTTTAAGAACTGACtcggtttttcttctgttcttgGCCGAAAATCCCCCCTCCTCATTAGGATTCCTAGTATATATATCATGGAAGATTTCTAGGTTAACCATTTGAATAAATTCCTTTAATTGTGAGATTagaattaaaaattgatttacaCTTTTTTTTCCAAATTGGTCCAAAACCCAATCTTTTCTTCCCAAACTCTTTTAACACGCAAATTGAATCAAAAAGGGCTATTTGGATGATTGATATTGAttacaaaaatcaaatctttaatttaaaactaatttttcatatttataataatttatttatacttaaatgaattaaaaaattcaaataaataaagcaaatattataaaaataaaataattaattaaaagataattataAGGCCCATGGTCATGTTTGGAATCCATATTTTAGGCCCATTTAGTCACCAACTCAAAACTCGTCACTTTGGTTTTTATGAGTTTCTTGAATTTTAACCAACTTCTTCTGATCATATCTCTTttgtttttaatcatttaaaagtgatctTGACCattttggaaagcttgaagagtcctctaaatgattcctttggtttcatctcagttatgtagcggggaaaatctgacatcgaagccatgggatcgactcgaatcaatattccgtttgaaatcgccatcgcgctttattttttcaaaggaaaagggaaaagaacgtaaaacccaaagttttgtttttaaaacaagaaagagaactcaggttcgggtgttgattatatgaggggaaggtttaaagcacccctcatatccgtggtactccacgggaacctttttggaaatctgtgttgtgtgtgtgctaaaaaatggtttgttttatttttaaaataagctcggcaaagcgttaagctttgggcctacatatctcctcggtgcaatggagaagtcagagctaatataGTTCCACTTTTgggaaaaacattttttaaaacgaataaacactttgttgtcgttagagagaaatactcagccattgatcttgagcatgagaacaaacaagttctttgcatcgcaaatgaaagaagggatccaactcggataaaacaagttctttgaagaaaagccactaagggcgaaagacattttttgagaaaaggttttgaaaaggtttgcaaacataagaatattttggaaaaagggagaagattttgaaaatctaagaagtaggaggagatgaagaggctaacctagtgcataaaataaaagctaaggaaagaaacggtctaaccaaataagaagccaacacttgacattaagagtcaatatagttttcccatcctttggaattatcaataccaacacactaacacttggggatccagaggaacttattatcttagcaccactttgcattaagcacattaagattttgacgaaaatcgggcagagtaacggctgttttcgggtaaaatccttatctcattgccttggaattaaccatcaagggctttcaaggaagtacctgcacatacaaacagacaacaatccaatgccagacagacagaacattCAGAGAGtaataatagaatgagtccagaggtactaggtccataagtctgaatctccaaaatgctagggatagtaaccgatagtccaaagagagccttatgtattttttagattttcggttatttattagtgtcttagcaaaaaaagtaaagtatggtccaagtggacaaaaggaaaataacggaagcataaacatatgtccaagtggacaaagagaaaatggcggaaagtaaatatgatgaaatgataaaataaagcgataaagcgagaaatataaagagcgatatagtaaaggtgcgggaattaaagttagttgttagatgttaaagataaccatcttgaaacttgtcaagtatgttatcaaagttagtaggaagatctatggtgagtgaatgatgtactcggatttaaattcaatggggtttatcagaagcttgataaaatcatagcgactacacgataaaaacctccacaggtcttaaatcaaccgcatacaattctcttccatattggatctttttattcgggacacgaaatattgcgctatgttaagcagatcgccaagtgatttatgtagaaatcaccctacaacgaggccggtcaaaaatttatgtgctaatgcatgcgagaagaacgatatgtagatcgccttccgaaagcaataccgcacgaaaagaaaataggtgagtgatctagtcttcaccaagaattcatgagaattctcaaggcattaagactttcatcgaccaaaataaaaagaagtaaaagatggaaccacattaaaagctcctttcatccataatttcaatcacttaatattgcggatttggattctcatcctatcgacgccctaagtccattgaaattagagagaaattaggcctctaacttgtgattcaaagaaaatatcaaaagaaaggagtagaagatgagttagaaccaaaaacaagtcaaaaaccacaaaaataagcattctgccttactggaaatcgatttacctctgtaggaaatcaatttcctgagtgcagagttcagatctggcgcaaaaatagagtggaaatcgatttccctctgtaggaaatcgatttcctgcgcacaattttcaaaaaaacagcattatgaacattgaaacttgatttaggcaaacatacaaacaccttatgatcacatatccattggagcacgaattttccatcaaatcaccatcaaatagcaccaatatagcatcaaagatgcattgagcacaagcaacaaagatctacatcttagaattgaggaatttaccaattcttgaattaaagtgttgaagtagcttcaagaacaagcacaaagtgtagatccttcaaatatggagatgaacaatccaagaaaagagagaaatgtaggaggcttagttcaaaattagcaagattcaatgtgaacctcactaatcttatgaaaatgaactttgggtgagggttttggaaagggtgagaaatgaatttgcaagcaatttgttggctctccaagcttgagaaatgagagagtagagggctctatttatagaattggagcaagagtagtggcaaattggtctttttgtgtttggtgattaacttgtgtttaattggtgattaaagtggcagttaaatggtaaaaatggtaaaatgaggttaaagtgggtttaatgaatgagttaattttgatgaggtggaaaattgataaaatgatcaaataaaaaggtgccaaaatgatgtcaagcttccctccttatattttttttaattttgcgcacaggaaatcgatttcccacaggggtaaatcgatttccaccttcaaattttcaaaaactgttttcttgcactgttttgatttttgcctgatctttcacctgtaaaatataaacaaaagagacaaaacatatatttttgattttgggttagtataatcaaataaaaaggctacaaatgctcgataattcccctcagagataatcacagtatcaaagataaatcttcacaatggtgctcttgattgatgattgaatgcaattgatgtatgatcttagggtcaaaaattggggtatgacagatgcccctatttaagtttcttcgatttggagatacgatgattggaaatcttcgttttgacaaaaatcgaagagacttaaatatataaaacacaatttttgatcctaagatgcaatgcaatgttaatgaatgcatgtgatgataataaagcatgacaacactagggagtaacaagtgatccactggggaaaacaaatgtcttggaAGCTCCagtggggaaaacaaatgtcttagaagctccactggggaaacaagattttgttggagagacggaactttggaaaagaaacttctctggggaaaacactccgcgtcagagaggttatagcatcctctttcactggggatgagaaaaggggaacatcctctttcactggggatgagaaagtatgcatcctgaattagaatgccaatcttccatcaacagaaatcacaccatcgtaccactgatgatatgaaaagatgtaccgccgtaccactgacgataacatataccaacgttccactgaaggcatgaagagaaatataccaccgtaccactgatgacatgaaaagagataattcatcgacgtgcAACTGACGATAtggaaagagataattcatcgacataccactgacgatgaagataacaaaatacacaaacgttccactgaaggtgaactaccaacgtcccactggaggtagaaagagaaatacatcgacgtaccactgacaatgaagataacaaaatacaccaacgttccactgaaggtgaactaccaacgtcc from Vicia villosa cultivar HV-30 ecotype Madison, WI linkage group LG4, Vvil1.0, whole genome shotgun sequence encodes the following:
- the LOC131598237 gene encoding uncharacterized protein LOC131598237; its protein translation is MENLLKKYNVKHKIATAYHPQTSGQVEVSNRQIKQILEKTVSASRKDWSMKLEDALWAYRTAFKTPIGELRILQLHELEEFRDQAYENAKVYKEQTRKWHDQRIKQKVFWEGKLVLLFNSRLKLFPGKLKPRWSGPFVVQKVFLHGAVEVKNPNNGNVFKVNGQRLKPYYTGVGTGVIDHLRLTG